In Chloroflexota bacterium, one DNA window encodes the following:
- a CDS encoding cytochrome P450, with protein MAVADSTSTRQLSLSEELLLMLLNEESGYFHQVPGWRLNCAVVGAALAELSLMSRIDTDIESLFLVDGTETGDPTLDPILKEIATEPGRHNAQYWIERLAPRADSIIDLTLDRLVEVGILDHHEGGFWTLARAARQADVFGGSSERSAAQFVKTRIGKAIFNNEIPDPRDVIIICLVNTCDVFRFIFQLEERDEERIHFICNMDLIGRSIADAVAQSLAAPLLQHSALSKKIPTVPLWRLLLNRHVRSGNFPALFAQLTEEYGPVFMIRPPLVAPMIFIGGLEVNRWVHRSGRRYLRTRDYFADFEKVYGASGVLPSLDGADHFRLRKSLGPGYSRGRLAGQLDQVYRHARGYMADWEVGATYQATEMCRRMINAQLSPLLISVDSQDVFADLARFKERALSVHVAKVLPKFMLRTPGMKRRMGSLDILLKRVRIGHTPAQRAGCPRDLADDLLSLHASDPQFVPESNLPFALSAALIASVYLGDMFSFVLYAMASQPEIHAKIRDEADALFANGDPSGEAFRPREIDVTHRFLMECLRVYPIVPMSIRNVMNSCVVEGYELPVGSRLHIAQTATHYMKDVFPDPFKFDIDRYQPPRNEHRGPGYAPYGLGTHRCLGTGWVELQLAVNVLMIARHFTIETSPPNFELGFSPLPSSKPSKKLKFRIAEQRRELTV; from the coding sequence ATGGCCGTCGCAGACAGTACGTCGACCCGTCAGTTAAGCCTGTCCGAAGAGCTGCTCCTGATGTTGCTCAATGAAGAGAGCGGCTACTTTCACCAGGTTCCAGGATGGCGCCTGAACTGCGCCGTGGTCGGCGCGGCGCTGGCCGAGCTGTCGCTCATGTCGCGCATCGACACGGATATCGAGTCGCTGTTTCTCGTCGACGGGACGGAGACGGGCGACCCGACGCTGGACCCCATTCTCAAGGAGATTGCGACCGAGCCGGGCCGGCATAACGCCCAGTATTGGATCGAACGGCTGGCGCCCCGCGCCGATTCAATCATCGATCTCACGCTCGATCGCTTGGTTGAAGTGGGGATTCTGGATCATCACGAGGGCGGGTTTTGGACGCTTGCCCGGGCCGCGCGGCAGGCGGATGTGTTCGGCGGCTCCTCAGAGCGATCCGCGGCGCAGTTTGTGAAGACCCGCATCGGCAAGGCGATCTTCAACAACGAGATTCCCGACCCGCGAGACGTGATCATCATTTGCCTCGTCAATACCTGTGATGTATTTCGCTTCATATTCCAGCTTGAAGAACGGGATGAGGAGCGGATTCATTTCATCTGCAATATGGACTTGATCGGCCGGTCAATCGCCGATGCCGTGGCCCAGAGCCTTGCCGCGCCGCTGCTCCAGCATTCCGCCCTGTCCAAGAAGATTCCAACCGTCCCGCTGTGGCGGTTGCTGCTGAATCGGCATGTTCGCAGCGGGAACTTTCCGGCCCTATTCGCGCAGCTCACGGAAGAGTACGGGCCGGTATTCATGATCCGTCCGCCCCTTGTGGCGCCAATGATTTTCATCGGTGGCCTCGAGGTGAACCGCTGGGTCCATCGGAGTGGGCGCAGATACCTGAGGACGAGGGACTATTTTGCGGACTTCGAGAAGGTCTATGGCGCGTCGGGCGTATTGCCGTCCCTGGATGGCGCCGACCACTTTCGGCTTCGCAAGTCGTTGGGCCCAGGGTATTCCCGCGGCAGGCTCGCGGGGCAGCTGGACCAGGTTTACCGGCATGCGCGGGGCTATATGGCGGATTGGGAGGTTGGAGCAACCTACCAAGCGACGGAAATGTGCCGGCGAATGATCAACGCGCAGCTTTCGCCGCTTCTGATCAGCGTTGATTCGCAGGATGTCTTCGCGGACTTGGCGCGATTCAAGGAACGGGCGCTGAGCGTTCACGTCGCAAAGGTTCTGCCCAAGTTCATGCTGCGGACCCCAGGCATGAAACGCCGGATGGGATCCTTGGACATCCTGCTGAAGAGGGTGCGGATTGGCCACACGCCCGCCCAGCGGGCTGGATGTCCGCGCGATCTTGCGGATGACCTTCTCAGCCTGCACGCGAGCGATCCGCAGTTCGTCCCGGAGTCGAATTTGCCCTTCGCGCTGTCGGCCGCGCTGATCGCAAGCGTCTACCTTGGCGACATGTTCAGCTTCGTGTTGTACGCCATGGCGTCGCAGCCGGAAATTCACGCGAAAATCCGTGACGAGGCTGACGCCTTGTTTGCCAATGGCGACCCAAGTGGAGAGGCATTCAGGCCACGGGAGATTGACGTCACCCACCGCTTCCTCATGGAGTGCCTGCGGGTGTACCCGATCGTCCCGATGTCCATTCGGAACGTGATGAATTCGTGCGTGGTGGAAGGCTACGAGCTGCCCGTCGGGTCCCGGCTGCACATTGCCCAGACGGCCACGCATTACATGAAGGATGTCTTTCCAGACCCCTTCAAGTTCGACATCGACCGTTACCAGCCGCCGCGCAATGAGCATCGCGGTCCCGGGTACGCCCCCTATGGGTTGGGCACGCACCGGTGCCTTGGGACGGGATGGGTGGAGCTGCAGCTTGCGGTCAACGTGCTGATGATCGCGCGCCACTTCACGATTGAGACGTCCCCGCCGAACTTCGAGCTCGGGTTTAGCCCGCTGCCGTCGAGCAAACCGAGCAAGAAGCTGAAGTTCCGCATTGCCGAGCAGCGCCGCGAACTGACCGTCTAG
- a CDS encoding class I SAM-dependent methyltransferase, which translates to MSPAAERLLEPGVQLPLAKELGQLRNLSRGLKGAYRGGDANRRVRHFSGWLRRATEDDDGGSGYDHATTVKEYYDLCGEFMVFGWGESLHFAPLSPRESLEDSKTRHQRLIIDKLELREGMTVIDVGCGIGGPMRRVIREARVSVLGVNSNDIQLEKAKSLDAEAGLDHMADYLACSFMDMGAIADDTFDRGYAIESTCHAPDKAGAFAEIYRVLKPGALFWGQEMCLTDAFNPSDKRHRHIEQELKYSIALKDIATMGQVNRDLETAGFQVVEGRDLAVASNDATTPWYQPMVSQRQTLSNALRRTPLGRRALIATFKLVEKLGMFPNGSANVVALMHRTANAYVAGGRAGIFTPLYCFLARKPG; encoded by the coding sequence GTGTCCCCGGCCGCCGAGCGGCTGCTTGAACCAGGCGTGCAACTCCCGCTAGCCAAGGAGCTTGGACAGCTCCGCAACCTTTCCCGAGGGCTGAAAGGCGCGTACCGCGGGGGAGACGCCAACCGCCGCGTGCGGCACTTCAGCGGATGGCTGCGCCGAGCGACGGAGGATGACGACGGCGGGAGCGGCTACGACCACGCCACAACCGTGAAGGAATACTATGACCTCTGCGGCGAATTCATGGTGTTCGGCTGGGGCGAATCGCTCCACTTCGCGCCGCTGTCACCCCGCGAAAGCCTGGAGGACTCCAAGACCCGGCACCAGCGGCTGATAATCGACAAGCTGGAGCTGCGCGAGGGCATGACGGTGATCGACGTCGGCTGCGGCATCGGCGGCCCGATGCGCCGGGTCATCCGCGAGGCCCGCGTGAGCGTCCTCGGAGTCAACAGCAACGACATCCAGTTGGAGAAGGCGAAGTCGCTCGACGCCGAGGCTGGTCTTGACCACATGGCCGACTACCTCGCGTGCAGTTTCATGGACATGGGCGCCATCGCGGACGACACCTTCGACCGGGGCTACGCAATCGAGTCGACGTGCCACGCGCCGGACAAGGCCGGCGCGTTCGCCGAAATCTACCGCGTGCTAAAGCCGGGGGCGCTCTTCTGGGGTCAGGAAATGTGCCTGACGGACGCGTTCAATCCCAGCGACAAGCGGCACCGGCACATCGAACAAGAGCTCAAGTACTCCATCGCGCTCAAGGACATCGCGACGATGGGCCAAGTCAACCGCGACCTCGAAACGGCGGGCTTTCAGGTCGTCGAGGGGCGGGATTTGGCCGTCGCGTCAAATGATGCGACGACTCCCTGGTATCAGCCCATGGTGAGCCAGCGCCAAACGCTGAGCAATGCCCTGCGCCGAACACCGCTCGGCCGACGAGCGCTCATCGCGACCTTCAAGCTGGTCGAGAAGCTGGGAATGTTCCCGAACGGCTCCGCTAACGTCGTCGCCCTGATGCATCGCACTGCCAACGCCTATGTCGCGGGGGGCAGGGCCGGGATCTTCACGCCGCTGTACTGTTTTCTGGCTCGCAAACCCGGCTAG
- a CDS encoding MMPL family transporter, which produces MNQVLGTLSRLVTARPWITLLVLFLVTLALGAGAVVRAPPPTTAETLPDNSPISDAMAEINELFGDHGEISAVTLIFRGDALTPAGLAQMDGLVNDIVSDPAVQELLAPTNPVFAPSGLIKFALQTDSFDSVTQAQIDTVRVLPEIQPALAAMTGTDTDGTRVAIGSISLLDTGDERLKTAERTINELSKSSEGPLSASSVSFIILEDEYTEATETGMGPLIGVAFILIALLLVLFMRTLSDMLLTLGGLLVSIIWIIGAEGWLGPNALGLIGPPNSLTTMVPIIVIGLTVDYAIQTISHYREQRLEGGEVRQAIRTGLRIVAVPLLLAAITTIVGMLASLFSPIGIVRDFGVVAGMGIAMSLIVMLTLVPASRTIMDRRREKKGTLKPPRPIVHALPGIERLAGLLGRSVTRRPAYYIIAVAAVTIGLGIASTGLKSEFNIRDVLPRGGAVLADLDTLEAAIGGTAEVTNVLIKAEATETRTLLNMQDLTTAFADETRRPPAAAGPIQTSFELLLRDWTTDSGVPGDKYDPEIAALFQEASAGLQLDPELMQEILDRLEAMDPAVGRLLVNDPQGVDSLLVQFQSYGGDPNLTTALQQDLEDLWAGDDEDITATSESIISITVTDSITERQTEAIATTVAAALTVLALFFYLTVRQPALAVVAVGPIVLVLICVLGTMALLGIPYSLITSIITALSIGIGVDYTIHVIHRYREEFARLRNPEEAAVRTLATTGSALLGSAMTTALGLGVLAASPLLASQQFGITAAITIAYSLIVSIVLVPPAMTVWGAYQNMRLRSMVEREWADLDVAIEEVYRRHEDDEQASPTTDS; this is translated from the coding sequence ATGAATCAGGTACTCGGCACGCTGAGCCGGCTGGTCACGGCGCGCCCGTGGATCACACTCCTCGTCCTTTTCCTCGTCACTCTCGCGCTGGGAGCCGGAGCCGTCGTCCGCGCGCCGCCTCCGACGACCGCGGAGACGCTCCCCGACAACAGTCCCATTTCCGACGCGATGGCCGAGATTAATGAGCTCTTCGGGGACCACGGCGAGATCAGCGCCGTCACCCTCATTTTCCGCGGGGACGCGCTCACGCCCGCCGGGCTCGCCCAGATGGACGGTCTCGTCAATGACATCGTGAGCGACCCGGCCGTGCAAGAGCTCCTGGCTCCGACCAATCCAGTGTTTGCGCCGTCGGGACTGATCAAATTCGCACTCCAGACCGATAGTTTCGACTCGGTGACGCAGGCCCAAATCGATACTGTCCGCGTACTCCCGGAGATTCAGCCGGCCCTTGCGGCGATGACCGGCACCGACACCGACGGCACGCGGGTCGCGATCGGCAGTATCAGCTTGCTCGACACCGGCGACGAGCGCCTGAAGACCGCTGAGCGAACGATCAATGAACTGTCTAAATCTTCTGAGGGTCCGCTAAGCGCAAGCAGCGTGTCGTTCATCATCCTCGAGGACGAGTACACGGAGGCCACGGAGACGGGAATGGGTCCCCTCATCGGCGTGGCTTTCATTCTGATCGCGTTGCTGCTGGTGCTCTTCATGCGCACGTTGTCCGACATGTTGCTGACGCTGGGCGGACTCCTCGTGTCGATCATCTGGATTATCGGCGCCGAAGGCTGGCTCGGTCCGAATGCGCTGGGGCTCATCGGCCCGCCGAACTCGCTGACCACCATGGTGCCGATCATCGTGATCGGCCTCACCGTGGACTACGCCATTCAGACCATCTCGCACTACCGCGAGCAACGTCTCGAGGGCGGAGAGGTGCGCCAGGCCATTCGCACGGGACTGCGCATTGTGGCCGTGCCGCTGCTGCTGGCGGCGATCACGACGATCGTCGGAATGTTGGCCAGCCTCTTTTCGCCAATCGGCATCGTTCGTGACTTTGGCGTGGTCGCGGGCATGGGCATTGCAATGAGCCTGATCGTCATGCTGACGCTGGTCCCGGCCAGCCGGACGATCATGGACCGGCGGCGCGAGAAGAAGGGCACGTTGAAGCCGCCCCGCCCAATCGTCCACGCCTTGCCGGGCATTGAGCGTCTGGCCGGCCTGCTGGGCCGCAGCGTGACCCGCCGGCCGGCGTATTACATCATCGCCGTGGCCGCGGTCACGATTGGGCTGGGGATTGCGTCAACCGGGCTGAAGTCGGAATTCAACATCCGCGACGTGCTTCCCAGGGGCGGAGCCGTGCTGGCGGACCTGGACACCCTGGAAGCGGCCATTGGCGGCACGGCCGAGGTGACCAATGTGCTCATCAAGGCCGAGGCCACGGAAACACGCACCCTGCTCAACATGCAGGACCTGACCACCGCTTTCGCGGACGAGACCCGGCGCCCGCCGGCGGCCGCAGGGCCGATTCAGACCTCGTTTGAATTGCTGCTGCGCGACTGGACGACCGACAGCGGCGTGCCGGGCGACAAGTACGACCCCGAAATCGCAGCTCTCTTCCAGGAGGCCTCAGCGGGCCTGCAGCTCGATCCTGAGCTGATGCAGGAAATCCTCGACCGGCTCGAGGCCATGGACCCGGCCGTTGGCCGCCTGCTGGTCAACGATCCGCAGGGCGTCGACTCCCTGCTGGTTCAATTTCAGAGCTACGGGGGCGACCCCAACCTGACGACGGCGCTGCAGCAGGATCTCGAGGACCTGTGGGCCGGCGACGACGAGGACATCACCGCAACGTCGGAAAGCATCATCTCGATCACGGTCACGGACTCGATTACCGAGCGACAAACCGAGGCGATCGCCACGACGGTCGCGGCGGCCCTCACGGTGCTGGCCCTGTTCTTCTACTTGACGGTGCGCCAGCCGGCGCTCGCGGTTGTCGCCGTGGGGCCCATCGTGCTCGTGCTGATCTGCGTGCTGGGCACGATGGCGCTGCTGGGAATCCCCTACTCGCTCATCACGTCGATCATCACCGCGCTCTCGATCGGCATCGGCGTGGACTACACCATCCACGTGATACATCGCTACCGGGAGGAATTCGCCCGTCTGCGCAACCCGGAGGAAGCGGCGGTGCGCACGCTGGCGACGACGGGCTCGGCGCTGCTGGGCTCAGCCATGACCACGGCGCTCGGCCTGGGCGTCCTGGCGGCTTCGCCGCTCCTTGCATCCCAGCAGTTCGGTATAACCGCGGCGATCACGATCGCCTATTCGCTGATCGTCAGCATCGTGTTAGTGCCGCCGGCCATGACCGTGTGGGGCGCCTACCAGAACATGCGGCTGCGCTCGATGGTCGAACGCGAGTGGGCCGACCTCGACGTGGCCATCGAAGAGGTGTATCGGCGCCACGAGGACGACGAACAGGCTTCGCCGACGACAGATTCATGA
- a CDS encoding Rieske 2Fe-2S domain-containing protein, which produces MATRRKRIENAPLPSPFPEGWYFIASRADLVKSRLIQRTWMGENIVAWCDAGGRVCVAEAYCPHLGADLGPDAGGRICDGRLVCPFHGYEFDAGGQCVATPYADPPKTAKLRVFETQEVIGLVFAWWGIEGRAPQWSLPPYPREEPGWTDFKIRTMRFAGHPQETTENSVDLGHLRYVHGYDNVDRAERLIVDGPCLKSDFDFKRVRTIAKIAKLTFEITAKTRIFGLGYSYVKIREHTIGMDLRFWVLSTPVDGTLIDLSLVSQMREIRRPKRLIAGLGFLPVKLRAPLMNRFIAAMQNRDVLQDVVIWEHKQHRSLPRLCRSDGEIMPFRTYCKQFYSDPLEVTNPLLKQPDEILQ; this is translated from the coding sequence TTGGCGACCCGACGCAAGCGGATCGAGAACGCCCCGTTGCCCTCTCCGTTTCCCGAGGGCTGGTATTTCATCGCCAGCCGGGCGGACCTCGTCAAGTCCAGGCTCATCCAGCGGACGTGGATGGGGGAGAACATCGTCGCCTGGTGTGACGCCGGCGGGCGCGTCTGCGTCGCCGAGGCCTATTGTCCGCACCTGGGCGCCGACCTGGGGCCTGACGCGGGCGGCCGGATCTGTGACGGCCGGCTGGTGTGTCCGTTTCACGGCTATGAGTTTGACGCCGGCGGCCAGTGCGTCGCCACGCCCTACGCCGACCCGCCCAAGACCGCGAAACTGCGGGTCTTCGAGACGCAGGAAGTAATAGGCCTGGTCTTCGCCTGGTGGGGCATCGAAGGGCGGGCGCCGCAATGGAGTCTGCCGCCGTACCCGCGGGAGGAGCCCGGCTGGACCGACTTTAAGATCAGGACCATGCGCTTCGCCGGTCACCCCCAGGAGACGACGGAGAACTCGGTGGACCTGGGTCACCTGCGATACGTGCACGGCTACGACAACGTCGACCGTGCCGAGCGGCTGATCGTCGACGGGCCCTGTCTGAAGAGCGACTTCGACTTCAAGCGAGTGAGGACAATTGCCAAGATCGCCAAGCTGACGTTCGAAATCACCGCAAAAACTCGAATCTTCGGGCTGGGCTATTCGTACGTGAAGATTCGCGAGCACACCATCGGGATGGATTTACGGTTTTGGGTGTTGTCGACGCCGGTTGACGGCACGCTGATCGACTTGTCCTTGGTCTCGCAGATGCGGGAGATACGCAGACCGAAGCGCTTGATTGCCGGCCTCGGCTTTCTCCCGGTGAAGCTTCGCGCGCCGCTAATGAACAGATTTATCGCGGCCATGCAAAACCGGGACGTCTTGCAGGACGTGGTCATCTGGGAGCACAAGCAGCACCGCTCCCTGCCCCGCCTCTGTCGTTCGGACGGTGAAATCATGCCGTTTCGAACGTACTGCAAACAATTCTATTCCGACCCACTCGAGGTTACGAATCCACTCCTCAAGCAACCCGACGAAATCCTACAATGA
- a CDS encoding SRPBCC family protein, producing the protein MNFDVDHHLGAMERSVSLRDRDGRPAGGVTLARSYETTLADLWDAVTNGERIPRWFAPVSGDFQLGGRYQVEGNAGGAITDCEQQSHYALTWEFGGSLSWVDVRVADKGSGRARLTLTHTAHLSEHWDTYGPGAVGVGWEMGFLGLALYLAEPDAPKPDEMEFATSADGKASITGSSEGWGRASAAAGTDPESAAAAAKQTTAFYTGEAPESM; encoded by the coding sequence ATGAACTTCGACGTCGACCATCACCTCGGGGCGATGGAGCGCTCGGTGTCATTGCGGGATCGCGATGGACGACCCGCCGGCGGGGTCACGCTTGCGCGCAGCTACGAGACGACGCTTGCAGACCTGTGGGACGCGGTGACCAACGGCGAGCGCATACCGCGATGGTTTGCGCCGGTGAGCGGGGATTTCCAGCTCGGCGGGCGCTACCAGGTGGAAGGCAATGCCGGCGGCGCGATCACCGACTGCGAGCAACAGTCACACTACGCCCTCACATGGGAGTTCGGCGGGAGCTTGAGCTGGGTGGATGTGCGCGTGGCCGATAAAGGATCGGGCCGCGCACGGCTGACGCTCACGCACACGGCGCACCTGTCGGAGCACTGGGACACCTACGGGCCGGGGGCGGTCGGCGTCGGGTGGGAGATGGGCTTCCTGGGATTGGCGCTGTATCTCGCGGAGCCGGACGCGCCGAAGCCTGACGAAATGGAGTTCGCCACCTCGGCGGACGGCAAGGCGTCCATCACCGGCAGCAGCGAGGGCTGGGGACGAGCGTCGGCGGCGGCCGGAACGGATCCCGAATCCGCGGCCGCGGCGGCGAAGCAGACGACCGCGTTTTACACCGGGGAAGCGCCCGAGTCCATGTGA
- a CDS encoding molybdopterin-dependent oxidoreductase: MADEIARRLARILKSWAPAGLAGVLSGLLAVGVSELYAGIFGGLPSLLVSMSGRIVDLSPRAMEEFAISVFGTSDKLALIIFLVVLTAIFSATLGVVALRSRPVAVAGFVAFGILAGLANAFDAQSTPAHGAASAAVSVGLAVAALLWLVRLTREPAPAAETPLAIQMRRQRRLFLGTATLVAAASVATGVVGRNLIERAKVVVAKREDVVLPPVSDRPAVTLPGPAPTISVAEALAPTPTPEPTPTPTPEPTPTATPEPTPTATPEPTPTSTPEPTPTPTPEPTPTPTPEPTPTPTPEPTATPTPEPTPTPTPEPTPATVARAERTAAPAPTPTPEPTPTPTPEPTPTPTPEPTPTPTPEPTPTPTPEPTPTPTPEPTPTPTPEPTPTPTPEPTPTPTPEPTPTPTPTPAPVQPLTTTTVPVDGMTPLVTPNNDFYRIDTAFSIPRVDVNSWRLNISGMVERPYSISFDELLGLSTFEEFITLCCVSNQVGGNLIGNAKWQGVPIWHLINHAGVKPEATQIVGRSVDGFTVGFPRDVAFDGRPALVAVGMNGEALPFKHGFPARLIVSGLYGYVSATKWLQEIELTTWEGFNGYWIPRGWSKRGPVKLQSRIDVPRPAATISPGRQPIAGVAWAQNRGVSKVEVQIDGGDWQEARLALPISKHTWVQWVHEWDATPGAHTVRVRATEANGEVQPEGPRPPAPNGAEGWHQIRFNVSDS, translated from the coding sequence ATGGCTGACGAGATCGCCCGGCGGCTGGCCCGCATTTTGAAGTCCTGGGCGCCCGCCGGCCTGGCGGGGGTCTTATCCGGACTGCTGGCCGTGGGTGTCAGCGAGCTCTACGCCGGAATCTTCGGTGGCTTGCCGTCGCTGCTCGTCTCCATGAGCGGCCGAATCGTCGACTTGAGTCCGCGGGCCATGGAAGAGTTCGCGATCAGCGTATTCGGCACCAGCGACAAGCTGGCGCTCATCATCTTCCTCGTGGTGCTCACCGCAATCTTCAGCGCCACGCTCGGCGTCGTGGCCTTGCGGTCGCGACCGGTGGCGGTGGCCGGCTTTGTGGCATTCGGCATCCTGGCAGGTCTGGCGAACGCCTTCGACGCCCAATCAACGCCGGCCCATGGAGCGGCCTCGGCTGCGGTTTCGGTCGGGCTGGCGGTGGCGGCGCTCCTGTGGCTGGTCCGCCTGACTCGGGAGCCAGCACCTGCCGCTGAGACGCCACTGGCGATCCAGATGCGGCGACAGCGACGGCTCTTTCTTGGTACGGCCACGCTGGTTGCCGCGGCCTCGGTTGCGACCGGTGTCGTTGGACGCAATCTGATTGAACGCGCCAAGGTGGTCGTGGCCAAGCGTGAGGACGTGGTGCTGCCACCCGTGAGCGACCGCCCGGCGGTGACGCTGCCGGGACCGGCGCCGACGATCAGCGTCGCGGAGGCGCTGGCGCCAACGCCCACCCCCGAGCCCACGCCGACTCCCACGCCCGAGCCGACGCCCACGGCCACTCCCGAGCCCACACCCACGGCCACGCCTGAGCCGACGCCTACGTCGACGCCCGAGCCCACGCCGACTCCCACACCGGAGCCCACGCCCACTCCCACGCCCGAGCCCACACCGACGCCCACACCCGAACCGACGGCCACGCCCACCCCCGAGCCCACGCCGACCCCCACACCCGAGCCCACACCCGCGACCGTGGCCCGCGCCGAGCGGACAGCCGCGCCTGCGCCCACACCTACGCCGGAGCCCACGCCGACTCCCACGCCTGAGCCCACGCCTACCCCCACACCCGAGCCGACACCAACTCCTACACCCGAGCCAACCCCAACTCCCACACCCGAACCGACACCGACTCCCACACCCGAACCGACGCCCACGCCTACGCCCGAGCCCACACCGACTCCCACGCCGGAGCCGACGCCCACTCCCACGCCCGAACCCACCCCAACACCGACGCCGACGCCCGCACCGGTCCAACCGCTGACAACGACGACGGTTCCGGTGGACGGGATGACGCCGCTGGTCACGCCGAACAACGACTTCTATCGGATTGACACCGCGTTCTCGATTCCACGCGTCGACGTCAATAGCTGGCGGCTCAACATCTCCGGCATGGTGGAGCGTCCGTACAGCATTTCCTTCGACGAGTTGCTCGGACTCTCGACCTTCGAGGAGTTCATCACGCTGTGCTGCGTCTCGAACCAAGTGGGAGGAAACCTCATCGGCAATGCCAAATGGCAGGGCGTGCCGATCTGGCACCTGATCAACCACGCCGGGGTGAAGCCTGAAGCCACCCAGATCGTCGGGCGGTCGGTCGACGGCTTTACGGTCGGGTTCCCGCGCGATGTGGCGTTCGACGGACGTCCGGCGCTAGTGGCCGTGGGCATGAATGGCGAAGCGCTGCCATTCAAACACGGCTTTCCGGCGCGCCTGATCGTGTCGGGGCTCTACGGCTACGTATCCGCCACCAAATGGCTGCAAGAGATCGAACTCACAACCTGGGAAGGGTTCAACGGCTACTGGATCCCGCGCGGATGGTCCAAGCGCGGTCCGGTCAAGCTGCAATCCCGAATCGACGTTCCCAGGCCCGCAGCGACGATAAGCCCCGGCCGGCAACCCATCGCCGGTGTGGCGTGGGCGCAGAATCGCGGTGTCAGCAAAGTGGAGGTGCAGATCGACGGCGGCGACTGGCAGGAAGCCAGGCTCGCCCTGCCGATCAGCAAGCACACCTGGGTGCAGTGGGTGCACGAATGGGATGCCACCCCGGGCGCGCACACGGTCAGGGTGCGGGCGACCGAGGCCAACGGCGAAGTGCAACCCGAGGGTCCCAGGCCCCCAGCGCCGAACGGCGCCGAGGGCTGGCATCAAATCAGGTTCAACGTCTCGGACTCATAG